The nucleotide window ttcccATCAGAAAACTCGCAAACAACTTTAGCTTTGCTgcgtgttttgcagaggagacctttctcacccaatttcaccatTTGTTCCTCTATTTGCACACACTCCGGCAGCCATTCCCTCTTAAAAGAACCGGTTTTCTTATTTTACTTTGCCTTGTTGAGTGGCTCTGCCGCAGCCTGGTAATTTCACCGTGATAAAGGCTTGACAGCAGCTCGGACGAACTGTTAGCTATATACTAACCTAACCTGCAATACAGGCGAAATGTGTAAATAACcatgtgcggtcaattggtcgccggtcttttggtcgccggtcttttggtcgccgtcttttgttcgccatcttttggtcgccctgaccgcgacaacaggcgaccaaaagaccggcgacaaaacaaggtaaaacaacacggtctacgcatcaataaaagccaacaatggccctgagcagtttcactgagcggacgtgtgagtgtataagagtttgtatgtatacatgcgttgtccctttaagaagctacgtcagtcatggtcttaacaagttctccaacaaaaaaaaataaaagtccgggaaattttgagcttttctttagcctaataattaatagtgcattaagtatgactaaataataattcacagtttgtatttagggaatttgagcaacgatttaaatggtaattatcacttaccttccgggcgactgaaagaccggcgaccaaaagatcggcgaccaaaagaccggcgaccaatcgaccgtgaaCCGTAAATAACGCAGCcaataaatgtaattaacatttactcatgccgTGAAAGAAAACACACGGGATGTGAAGCTAATCATATCATTGGCTAGacagtgttagtcatagttttatcTGAAATTACCGTTTCTTATCGTTTGTCTGTGATAGGCTGTCACTCTCTGAGTTGCTTTGAAAAATggcgcagaaaaaaatgtaatgtgttgatttttgtcaattcaggttggattttattttgtgcgctgcatatgTTTGCTTGCGCAGAGAGCACAAGAGTAGTGCGctattgcgcacgtgcgcagcgtagagggaacattgccccagATCGaaggagattatcagtggtcttcaattttctaataattgctcccacagttgatttctttacaccaagcgttattgcagattcagtcttcccagcctggtgcaggtctacaattttgtctctggtgtccttcgacagctctttggccATAGtagagtttggagtgtgagagactaaggttgtggacaggtgtattttgtaccgataatgagttaaaacagatgctattaatagaGGTAACAAGTGGAGAACTCATTAGACTTCGTCAGAAGTTAGAACTCTtagacagccagaaatcttgcttgtttgtaggtgaccaaatacttattctccactctaatttgggaataaattctttaaaaatcaaacggtgtgattttctgttttttttcccacattctgtctctcatggttgaggtttacccatgttgacaattacaggcctctctaatcttttcaagtaggaaaacttgcacaattggtggttgactaaatactccCCACTGTATATTGATATTCTTACTTTCATTTAATTAtggatttatttctatatttctcATTTCCCATGAGTTATTCCCAGCAATAAAgaagaaatataaaaatatattaaaagaaaaagaccaaaatagTGGAACAAACAACATCATAAAaactttgcaaaaaaagaataagTCATTTTGTGTGCAAATGACAACAGCTGCAAATAGGAAATGAGCATCTGTCTTGTGCTGGCAACCATTAATTGATGATTTATTCCTCCATGTATCATTGTTCTACGCCCGTATTTGGCGCCGCACGCGCTTCACCTCTGAACCCGGTCGCCTCCCCCATTTCTTACTTGGTTTATTGTTgagttatttgttatttattgcacGGCCTGGCGGTAAACATAAATCACGTCGCTCATATAAATGTCAGCGCAGACGGGCAAGCTCATaaagttttaatttgatcctcgAACGGCGCCTCTTAAATCATAATTTTCTGCATCTTGTCAGTGGCGCTTTTGTCACGTTGCTAAAACGTTTATCTTGATATTgagtatttaaaataaataaatacatacattttcaatACTCATACCTCACAAAATTAAATGGTTCCAAAACTTGTTTCGTAACCTGGATTtcttgtaagtagagcagtactttataagtAAATtctttaatctaactaaaataaaaaaaacaactaaaccttttaaaaatgatcaaaaagtgcCCCAATTTGTATGAAAgctgtgagaaacacacaagagagaaaataattcgaaaaatatttattaatgttttaaaaagaataagAAGCATGAAAACACAACCGTTTGTGCAGGAGTTCAGTGCAGTGTAAGGAGAAAGCTAACGTTAGAACGCAaatacatgcacataaacacacatctaaacaacttcaaattatgaattcaaaagaaCTTAGTATTAAACAGGACTAGAGTAATAGTCTGTCCATCTCGTCATTCAGGCCATTCCAAGGAGTCGTCGCTTTTAATACTTTCTTCTGCTTCAAAAGTGTAGCGACGCTAGTAGGTGAGTTACGGCCTCATTTCCTTGCAATATttatcttttgttttatttcgatGGATAACAGGGTTCCATTATTCATTTAATtcgcaccaataattttaaataaagaactccACCGCGACAAACGGCggtcaaaaaatgctttttgcatGGCATCACGCTCGtacataatataaacaaatttaaatgaacttggattacgatgcagacacactcaaaaataagtttaatctaacctaacactaaacttaattctaattttgtttgacattttgataccttctctatttgccccgcctccacactgactttcagtcaatatcgagggttgtttgattttgtattccattcaaaatattcccaaaatgatgcagacaaatgtcctcaccataggataacgcacgaccacttgccaacttgcccgggaagtagtactcctctcgtattagcgacggaaaaacaaacactgaaagaatgcaatgctccgcccagtgctcgtagagacattacacgagggagttgcgaccagaaagacagtacccatgatgttcttatgagcagcctctcgcgtccgctgtatgctcgaatttcaaaatttgtctcgtatctcaagataactttgcccgaaattttactcgtatctcaagttgcttgtatgtcggggcactcgtatgtcgaggtacttcAATAGATAGGTTTTTAatgatgtatttcattttttatttatttatgtccacATTTATTCCAGTTTCCTTCAAAGGTTCTGtaaattcaaaaaaagaaaaaatgcaacgccccactcagtgctcgcagagacattacacgagggagttgcgaccagagagacattacacgagggagttgtggggagagagacagcgcccattatgttcttatgagcagcctctcatgtccgctgtctgctcgtatatcaaaatttatctcatatctcaagataaatatctgctcaaagttgtactggtatctcaaattgctcgtatgtcgaggtaccacagtacagtattttgtcattcatttaccgagccgcttatcctctcaagggtcgtgggggtggtCAACTAACTACGGGCAGGAGGCAGGtcacaccttgaattggttgccagacaatcacaggacacaacgagacgaacaaccattcacgctcacacacatctaaacacattttaaagtttTCAACCACCCTACCCTGGATGTTttggtgatgtgggaggaaaccggagtacctggagacaACCCAAAGaaggcctagggagaacatgcatactccacacaggacgGTCAGAGAACCCAACAGGGTTTGAATCCTCAATCTCAGACCTGTGAGGTATGCTGATTTACCTCACTGTCTACAATTGAAGGCATCGTGGTTTAAtttctggcagtgaatgaatattcattcgttgACAGCCTCGCCCTCCCAATGATTAGGATGTCTGCTAATGATGAACTTATTTCACTTCACAGGAAAAAGATGATTGGACGACAGAACATCGGAAATGGCACAGAAAGACAACGTGTTTGTAAGAGCGCTCGTTTAGGAGTAGCAAGTGCTTTGCTACCACCTGCTGGCGGGATTGTAGATAAAAATGCTGCCAATTGAAAATACATGTTCCACTTTGATATTTATTGTGGGGTCAATGATTGATCAATTTTGcgataattttgtgtttttaataccATGTCCTTGTATGTATATTTCAGCAAATGAAAAACACAACATTAGCAATATTcggcaagataaaaaaaaagcatgtgatttttttgggatCATGgttaatgacattgaaaaatagaggtaaaagaaatgacaaaaagatTAATGCAAATATGAAAATGACATGCAATAGTTATTTAAATTAAAGGTATACATGTGTTATATAATAATCTGTATACATTtagaataataaaaacaaaaacaatgaaaccaatataatacaaaaataaagtaCTGAAAGCATGCATGAATATAAAACAAAGATTTagttaaatttaatttatgCATAATTTATCTAACattaaataaatgcataattaaaataggaatacaaatttattcattattttttaaccgCTAATTCTAGTCAGAATCGTGGGtataaatacaaatgtaaaataaatgtataaaacaaaatataaatggaagataaaataatgttttaatttttaaaaatataggaATACAATTCTTTATAATTATTAtacctaataataataacaataataataattggaggaaaaaatcaaaacatgaaaaTTGAAATATCAAACTTTATTGCACTGAAAACATCCAATTAAGAACCaagaattagttttttttaatacaaagaagagtgagtgtttttttttttttagtgttagTAGTTGATCATGGTGGCTTGAGTTCCAAAAAAAGCTTATCTTTTTCACTGTTTTAGCACGGAATGCTTGAAGTCACGaccatttaatattttttaacaaaaaaaaaacaaataaaagccatcATTGAACCTGGTTTCTTCATATGGCAACAAAAGGTTGACAGCCTtgaggaagaaaagaaaaccaTAAGCATGTTTAATGAAATGGCTTCCAATAACGGCGgccattcatttgaagtgggaggggctgGCTGCAAATGCATATTCGATGAGAAGGATCTGTGTGTGTGGAGCGCCTAGATATGGGGGCGTTACTTCATCATAATAAACCACTTCCATGATGATTCAAAGAAGCTAGCACCAGATGGACGTAACAAGTTATGCATGTTATCGATGGTGCTTTTTGTGACGCTTGGCCCAGACTTACTTTCTTATATTCGCTGCAGACCCCTCCGATTTCAAATGAAACAGCCGTCCCTGGAACCCAGCAAATCCCATACAATGTCATTATCACCTGTTCACTGGGTGCCCTGGTAGGTGACGGGTTTGCCGCACTTCTTGAGCGTCTCCAGCAGAAAGTCGGCGTCCTTGTCCGACTCTATCCAAACCAGCTGGTTGGGCAGGTCAATTTCAAACttcacatctaaaaaaaaagtaaagagtTTGTAAACGACCATTTTATTGTAATTTCAGGTATTTTAGCGGGGAAGGTGGGCTCACCTTCCAGACGGCTGAGGATTCGGCTGACGGCGCCCGAACATCCTTCACACGTCATGGTCACGGAAAATTTGTGtttctgcaaaataaaaaaaataaaaaatgtaacatgACAGAAATTTTGCAAAGGTGGCTTGACTTATACCTGGGTGATAAAACGATAACAGTAATTCTcctcaaatatttttcttaacattaataaaaacttttgataaataCAAGCTGTAATTACACAACCTAAACACCAAAAAGAACAGGGGCGCTGATGCGACGTGAACGGTagttctagaccaggggtcccgccggcacatttggaccggccctctgaacaataccagagacactatctgattttttttcctatttggccttagagactgggacgttttaatcttgtgtttggttcattgcacccctgctgagcccacaaatcatcccagtgaagcggggtttcgcattgcttctttggtgacacgcgcggggagagtgtttccctttgatgcaggcgggcacgtccaccgttgcatgcacgagcagtgttaccgagacatctggacgatcgcaggtgagggcggagccctgggaccatcgcggactattcaagcatataaaaactgcaacctgtttgagaacggaataatggcgaaaaagttaggtgagagaaaaattgattcagaatgcagggtatttaacctggagtggacaaacgattattttttgttcaatgcaaagaaaaggctgtttgtctcatttgtcaagagacggtggcggtattcaaagaatacaatctttgccgacactatgaatcccgtcacaaagacaagtacgatagcttgcaaggccaaatacgagcagacaaactctcaaagcgaaaaagtggactactatctcagcagaaccaggcatccgttcgggccagcttttgggttgctaaattgatagcaagcagcggtaagcctttcactgacggagagtttgttaagaaatgtatggatactgtcgcggaaaaggtgtgtcccgagaagaaagatgcatttaatgctgtaagtctgtcggtgagtacaatgaccagacgcgttgaagaaatcgggagtaatgtatatgcccagctgcagcagaagacgaaataatttgactttttttcattagcactggatgaaagcacggacgtgcaagacacagcgcaactgctcatttttattcgtggagttagcgcaaactttgagatttgcgaggatctggcagccctccaaagtctcaaagggactacaacgggagaggatatttttgacaaagtgtgccaaaccatggagaagttggacctggactggtcaaagctagctagcatcacgactgacggggctcctagcatggtggccgaaactcgcggtctaataatgggacgcatgaaccgggagttggaaaaaaggggtctcaccgccccactacgagtccactgccaaattcaccagcaagcactgtgctgcaaaatgttgacgtgggattctgtaatgacggttgtggtgtcgtgcataaacttcagagcaaagggagaagattgtgcatggcacaacagaaagttaatgttccatggcttttttttctatgaagaacccagagagagttatttagttattatttatttcataaatagtgttatttatttcctgttttttctgtgaagaactcagagggttatttagttattatttatttcattaatagtgttattatatgtttcctgactttttttctgtaaagaacctggaaagggttatttggttatgtgtggctttctggaaaacaataaaaaaaaattaagctcccctacgatcgtcacactttctgttacaaactgacaccggccccccatcagagaagggaaaagttatgtggccctcacaggaaaaagtttggggacccctgttctagacaAACGTTAAGGAGTaaaacacagccaaaatgagcgattgtGAGATCCAGGACAATACTGTCCTATCCAATAAAAAATCCAAGTGAAATCTTCCTGTTCTGTACTTTATCTGTACTTATGAACGCACGTGAGGCGCACTGAGAGCAAGCACGATTGACTTTGCAATCCCACAAGCGTGCAGGTATACGTTGAAGAAATCAGTCCACATGACTCTTAAGTCTCTCTCTAACGTGAAAATAGCACATGGCAGAAGTGGTTAGTGATTGGCTAATATTATAGTCGTGAACGGTAATTCTAGACAAACGTTAAGGAGTAAaacagccaaaatgagcgattgtGAGATCCAGGACAATACTGTCCTATCCAATAAAAAATCCAAGTGAAATCTTCCTGTTCTGTACTTTATCTGTACTTATGAACGCACGTGAGGCGCACTGAGAGCAAGCACGATTGACTTTGCAATCCCACAAGCGTGCAGGTATACGTTGAAGAAATCAGTCCACATGACTCTTAAGTCTCTCTCTAACATGAAAATAGCACATGGTTAGAAGTGGTTAGTGATTGGCTAATATTATAGTGCAAGATCTCATGAGAAGTTAATAAGAGAAATTCAGCCATGGTAGGGCGGGTTTTACTAGTGTGgctcttcctttttttaatgtcttttaaatacctgtgcacaaacaCCGGCCTTATAGAAAATTtgcttaacccattttaacccagcctcctcatttgaggacaccCTGTAATTCTTTTCTTGCCTGATATCAAGGAGTTTACCAATTCTGTGCCAATTTTCTGAAAAAGTTACAAAAATCGAAAACTTGGATTGAAATGGGTTaggttcatccaactttttgtattttttttgtttttttttaattgtgaggtaaatttacatacatttattttagtGAGGCTGAAAACAGTCTGcctgccaatggtgatgatgtcttcagttgattattatGTTATTAATTTCACATTGCACAGAAACTTTTgttttcaaggcaattttataaataaaagcatGGCTGTCAAAATGCTTAGGTTTtaattcattacttttcatatcGTTTGGTGTTGTCTTATCTCTTATTGGACAACGGAACAACAAAAATGCTTTCTTTTTTAAGTAAGGTAACGTAGTTACTGTCATAATTGGATgacaagtaatttatttacttattcacagaaattTGAAAGACGAAAGATGTGAGTTATCAatacaaatgatttattttcttttatcgtGATAGCATTTTTAGTCACATCGCCCAGGACTAGTTTGACTATTTCATTCCAACATAAATagcatttatttacttttctaTTGCTCTGTGGAAAGACCTACTGACTATTACACAATCAATATATCTTGAGCTGCACAGAAATGTCTCTTTGGCGTATTAATTCAAACCACTCGTACCATTCAATTGATCCTTTCGGCGATATTTGCTTCCTTTTTGGAGATCGTTTAAAGATTGTAATAGATCAAGTTATGCGTCAAAACATAAACCGCCGATTCGCAAGCTAGTAGATTTGGCTTCGAGGCTAATGCTAAATAGTCAGGAAACATGCAAGAAAATAATCTCAAAATGTCATGATGGTTTAAAGATGTCCAGAAAACTCACGGGCATGCTCATGATGACTCTGTGCCTCTGCGCAGATGAACTTTGAACACAGAATGAcgacaaaaaacacaaataatccACCACTTGATTTAGCTTTCCCAATCAAGCTGATTTTTGTGTACGAGAACAGCACTTCCGTTTGGCGTGCCGCATTTATTAAAGGTAAAGCATACAAATGTAGAGACTGACATGAAGTCTAAAATAAAGAATATGAAAATAAACTGTACTTTGTAAAACAACAATTTGAATTATTTGGTGTATCGGAAACCACAATGCCAATTTGTCTAAGGTTTCCAAAGTAAAAGtaatttaattttctgaaccgctttaacctcactagggtcgcggggggtgctggagcctatcccagctgacttcaggccagtgGTGGGGGACagcttgaattggtggccagccaatcgcagggcacaaggagactaacaaccattcacgctcatacttatacctatgggcaatttagagtgtccaatcagccttccatgcatgtctttggaatgtgggagtaaaccggagtatccggagaaaacccacgcaagcccagggagaacacagactccacacaag belongs to Stigmatopora argus isolate UIUO_Sarg chromosome 9, RoL_Sarg_1.0, whole genome shotgun sequence and includes:
- the atox1 gene encoding copper transport protein ATOX1, with translation MSMPKHKFSVTMTCEGCSGAVSRILSRLEDVKFEIDLPNQLVWIESDKDADFLLETLKKCGKPVTYQGTQ